A genomic segment from Aegilops tauschii subsp. strangulata cultivar AL8/78 chromosome 1, Aet v6.0, whole genome shotgun sequence encodes:
- the LOC109777088 gene encoding glutathione transferase GST 23 has translation MEKAAENVDAGAAAQLQLQLKLFGSWASSYTHRVQLAMRLKGLAFEYAEEDLGNKSDALLRHNPVYKKVPVLVHDGRSLAESVIILQYLDDAFPASRQLLPADAFDRAVARFWCHFGDDKLGPAVGAVFASTGEEQEAAVRQVHENLALIEAELREGAFKGRRFFGGDEVGFLDVVLGCGSYWLAVFEEVTGVQLVDAQAFPLFHAWLRDFEAQDEVRETIPSIDRLLEYARGLRQMLVAMAAGAGAGAASADAPTAAPPAAAPPAATTADIAVDI, from the exons ATGGAGAAGGCGGCGGAGAACGTTGACGCCGGTGCGGCGGCGCAGCTGCAGCTGCAGCTGAAGCTGTTCGGGTCGTGGGCGAGCTCGTACACGCACCGCGTGCAGCTGGCCATGCGGCTCAAGGGGCTCGCCTTCGAGTACGCGGAGGAGGACCTCGGTAACAAGAGCGACGCGCTGCTGCGCCACAACCCCGTCTATAAGAAGGTCCCCGTGCTCGTCCACGACGGCCGCTCCCTCGCCGAGTCCGTCATCATCCTCCAGTACCTCGACGACGCCTTCCCGGCCTCCCGCCAGCTCCTCCCCGCTGACGCCTTCGACCGCGCCGTCGCTCGCTTCTGGTGCCACTTCGGCGACGACAAG CTTGGACCCGCGGTGGGGGCGGTGTTCGCGTCCACGGGGGAGGAGCAGGAGGCTGCGGTGCGGCAGGTGCACGAGAACCTGGCGCTGATCGAGGCGGAGCTGCGGGAGGGGGCGTTCAAGGGCCGGCGTTTCttcggcggcgacgaggtcggcTTCCTCGACGTCGTCCTGGGCTGCGGCTCCTACTGGCTGGCCGTCTTCGAGGAGGTCACCGGCGTGCAGCTGGTGGACGCCCAGGCGTTCCCGCTCTTCCACGCCTGGCTGCGCGACTTCGAGGCGCAGGACGAGGTGAGGGAGACCATCCCCTCCATCGACCGCCTCCTCGAGTACGCGCGCGGCCTCCGCCAGATGCTGGTCGCcatggccgccggcgccggcgctggCGCAGCCTCGGCCGATGCCCCCACCGCCGCTCCGCCCGCCGCGGCGCCCCCGGCCGCCACCACGGCCGACATCGCCGTTGACATATGA